The genomic DNA TAATACTAAAGGCCTTTCGATATCGAAAGGCCTTTTTTTATTTAGTACGATTACATAAACCAAACCGGTTAATTCATTAACCAAGCATTAAAGATCATAATGAAATATATATTGGCTATTCTAATCATGTCAGCTCTTCTTATGGGGTGCGATAAGAATAAAGAGATTAAGAAAAATGTTGATGGTGTCTGGAACATAGACACTAAGACTTATAATGAAACGGATTCAGTTATTACAAACGCAGGGGTATTTTCTTTTTACGATTGTGTTCAGCCATATTGTACAGGTGTTTTACTAAATGAAGACAACTCTACGATATTGTTTGATTGGGAGATAACAACTATAGGATCAACTATTAATATTACATCAGGTGATCTAAACGGCTTTCTCGTTAAAGGAATATATTCGATTGAATCATTGAAAAATGAAAAGCTAAAGATTACATATAATCAACTAGGGAAATCTATTAGTTTTGAGCTCACGAGGACAGGTGGTATCTAAACTGCCTTACTAGTTCCCATAGCACCATACCTGTGCAAATAGATACATTAAAAGAGTGCTTAGTCCCAAATAGCGGTAGTTCAATAACGGTATCAGAAAGTTCAATAATATCTGAATCAACTCCGTCAACTTCGTTTCCCATAACAATCGCATATTTAGAATTTGGATCTAATTCGAAATTTTCTAAAGAGACGCTAATATCAGTCTGCTCAATAGATATAATTTGATACCCATCTTCTTTGAGTCGAGTAATTGCAATAGCACACTCTTTCTCATAAACCCAATTTACTGATTCCGTTGCTCCCAAAGCAGTTTTTTGTATTTCTCTATTTGGTGGTGTTGGTGTAATTCCACATAGATATAGACTCTCTACAATAAAGCAGTCGGATGTTCTAAAGATAGACCCAACATTACTTAAACTACGGATGTTGTTAAGAACAACAACAATAGGGTGTTTTTTAGCCTCTTTATATTCTCGAATAGTCTTTCGATTTAGCTCATCATTCTTTAACTTTCGCATAGTGCCTATAATTCTTAGAATACAATATTAAACACTTTATTTAGATTGAAAGCAGCGGAGAATAAAAAGAAGAAGGAAATTGTTGAAACTCCATTGATGAAACAATATAATGGGATCAAAAGGAAACACCCAGATGCTATATTGTTATTTCGTGTTGGGGATTTTTATGAGACTTTTGGTTCGGACGCCATTAGGGCTGCAGGAGTTCTTGGGATAACACTCACAAAAAGAGCAAATGGTCCAGGTGCATTTATTGAATTAGCCGGATTCCCACATCATTCTATAGATACCTATCTTCCTAAATTAATCCGTGCAGGGCATCGTGTTGCTATATGTGATCAGTTGGAGGATCCAAAGAAAACAAAGACGATAGTTAAGAGAGGTGTTACTGAATTGGTAACTCCGGGTGTAACATTCAATGAGAATGTACTTGAACAGAAGTTGAATAACTTTTTGGCAAGTTTATACATGGAAGGTAAAAAAGCAGGTGTTGCTT from Flavobacteriales bacterium includes the following:
- a CDS encoding RNA methyltransferase; translated protein: MRKLKNDELNRKTIREYKEAKKHPIVVVLNNIRSLSNVGSIFRTSDCFIVESLYLCGITPTPPNREIQKTALGATESVNWVYEKECAIAITRLKEDGYQIISIEQTDISVSLENFELDPNSKYAIVMGNEVDGVDSDIIELSDTVIELPLFGTKHSFNVSICTGMVLWELVRQFRYHLSS